The DNA region ATTTTTTGTCAACAATAGTGTGGACAAAAGAAGGGAGTTTTGGATTTTTAGGTTTTTTCCACCCTTTTTACCCTTGATTCCTGAAGCTTTTGACGGTAATCTTCTTTCGCTCAATTGTTCCGTGGATACGCATTGATTTTCGCCGGTTTTCCATCAGTTTCAATGTCCAGTCTCTACGATCGATACCTCCTATTTCGACTCAAGTCGAAACAGGACCCAGAAGCCTTTACGCGCCTGTATGACAGGTACGTTGAAGCTATCTATCGTTTTTCCATCTTGAAACTTCCCAGCGTCGAAGATGCCCAAGATATCACGGCTGAAACCTTTACCCGCGCTTGGCAATACATCCACGACCATCGTGAAATCACCAATATCCGCGCCTTGCTTTACCGCATCGCCCGCAACCTGATCGCCGATAAATACCGCAATCAAGATACGCATACCATATCGCTTGAGATTGTAACGGAAGACGGGGCTGGAGCGTCTTCTTACATGAAGGTGGAAACAGAGCCTCGTCTCATGGAAGCCAGGGCCGACCTGGCGCTCGTAGTCAAAAGGCTGGAGAGACTCAAGGAAGACTATCGCGACGTGTTGACCCTGCGTTTGATCGATGGCTTGCCCTTTGGGGTCATCGGCCAGATCCTGGAGAAAAAGTCAGGGCATGTCAGAGTCATCTACCACCGAGCCATGAAGGCGTTGAAGGAAGGGGAAGAGTGAGTAGAAAGTAGTGAGTAGTGAGTAGAA from Vicinamibacterales bacterium includes:
- a CDS encoding RNA polymerase sigma factor, translated to MSSLYDRYLLFRLKSKQDPEAFTRLYDRYVEAIYRFSILKLPSVEDAQDITAETFTRAWQYIHDHREITNIRALLYRIARNLIADKYRNQDTHTISLEIVTEDGAGASSYMKVETEPRLMEARADLALVVKRLERLKEDYRDVLTLRLIDGLPFGVIGQILEKKSGHVRVIYHRAMKALKEGEE